A genomic window from Thunnus thynnus chromosome 12, fThuThy2.1, whole genome shotgun sequence includes:
- the vapal gene encoding VAMP (vesicle-associated membrane protein)-associated protein A, like, giving the protein MSKLDQVLVLDPPSDLRFKGPFTDVVTTSLKLKNPSDKRVCFKVKTTAPRRYCVRPNSGVIDPGATVSISVMLQPFDYDPNEKSKHKFMVQTIFAPPNVSDMDSLWKDAKPDDLMDSKLRCVFELPSENDKVNDVEATKAAPVMNSAKADSSAATVPATASLDDTEMKKVLEKCKRLQTEMNKLAEENRQLKDDGVRMRKVPRSDHMTSNSTSLLGREAGAASLPSLLVVIAAIFIGFFLGKFIL; this is encoded by the exons GTCCTTTCACAGATGTCGTCACCACCAGCCTCAAATTGAAGAACCCTTCTGACAAAAGAGTGTGTTTCAAAGTGAAGACGACAGCGCCGCGCCGGTACTGTGTACGGCCAAACAGCGGCGTCATCGATCCGGGAGCAACTGTCAGCATCTCTG TCATGCTACAGCCCTTTGACTATGACCCCAATGAGAAAAGTAAACACAAATTCATGGTGCAGACGATTTTTGCCCCGCCAAATGTTTCTGACATGGACTCATTG TGGAAAGATGCAAAACCCGATGATCTCATGGATTCCAAACTGAGATGTGTCTTCGAGCTGCCTTCTGAAAACGATAAAGTG AATGACGTGGAGGCGACCAAAGCAGCCCCCGTGATGAACTCTGCAAAGGCCGACTCATCAGCAGCTACAGTGCCTGCCACTGCCTCACTGGATGATACAGAGATGAAGAAGGTGCTGGAGAAGTGCAAGAGGCTGCAAACTGAGATGAACAAGCTGGCTGAGGAGAACCGGCAATTAAAG GACGATGGTGTTAGAATGAGAAAGGTACCCCGCTCAGACCACATGACATCAAACTCAACCAGCCTCCTCGGCCGAGAAGCCGGCGCCGCCTCCCTGCCCTCCCTCCTCGTCGTCATAGCAGCCATCTTCATCGGTTTCTTCCTAGGGAAGTTCATCTTGTAG